The genome window TATAAATTTTGTGCAACAGTATTTGTTACACGTACTTCTAAGCTCATAACATCCATATTTGCTTCTTTCGCTACTCGCATCGCTTCACGCATAAGTGTCTCACCAATACCTTGACCACGTACAGATTGTACAACCGCTACGTTGGTAATCTGTGCTGCATCAATAACGAGCCAAATTCCACAGAATCCGATAATTTCACCTTTATCGTCTTCCGCCACTAAATAATGGGCAAATTGGTTTTCGGTCATTTCGTAATAAAACGAATCCAATGTCCATGGTGTAGGAAATGATGCAAGCTCAATTTTATGAACAGCCTGAACATCATCTATTGTCATTCTGCGATACTGTACCATTAAAGTTGCTCCTTTTTCTGTTCCTTTATCCAATTCGCTTCCGCTTCTGCAATACGGCGATATTGGGGAACAAAAGCATGGACAGCCTCAACTGTCGGTAATGGCATTTGTTGTGCTAAAGCAATTAGTTCGGATGCACGCGGTAAATTCATTGTAAATGGTGCACGGATAGCAGAATCACCTAACACTTGCTGAATTTTTTCCATATACAAATCGACATCTGTCCCGACAAATAATATTGGTCGTTCTAATTGCTGAAGCTTCTGTAATAATCCGTCGATATGGTCATGATGATCTTCAACAATCGACTCCATAGTGTCTGCTTCATATACACCGGCATATACATTTTGACGACGGGCGTCGATTAATGAACAGATTGCATAGTTCGCAACTCGGGCATTTGCAGCCAGTGCTTTTAGGCTTGATACACCTACCAATGGCTTTTGCAATGACCAGGCCAAGGTTTTGGCAAGAGTGACACCAATTCGGACTCCTGTATAAGAGCCGGGACCTTCAGAAACGGCAATCGCATCAATTTGTGCCGGTGTTAAGCCTGCTCTGTTTATAACTTCTTCAATTGCCGGCATTGCACCAACTGAATGTGTCAATTTTATATTTTGCACGACTTCTGCAATTACTTTATTATCTTGTACTATGGCGACAGAAAGCGGTGCATTTGCTGTCTCTATTCCTAACCAAATCATTTTAATAACTCCTCACAAAGACGAACATACTTTTCGCCTATCGGTTTCAATACAAATTTGCGTTTCGTTTCATCAATGCGTGTAATTTCAATTGCTAAACGCTCTTCAGGCAAATCTTCCTGAATAAGATGTGCCCATTCCACAACTGTTACAGCATCCCCATAAAAAATTTCTTCCCAGCCTAAATCT of Solibacillus isronensis contains these proteins:
- the rimI gene encoding ribosomal protein S18-alanine N-acetyltransferase, with translation MVQYRRMTIDDVQAVHKIELASFPTPWTLDSFYYEMTENQFAHYLVAEDDKGEIIGFCGIWLVIDAAQITNVAVVQSVRGQGIGETLMREAMRVAKEANMDVMSLEVRVTNTVAQNLYRKLGFQDGGLRKGYYTDNQEDALVMWVNL
- the tsaB gene encoding tRNA (adenosine(37)-N6)-threonylcarbamoyltransferase complex dimerization subunit type 1 TsaB; this encodes MIWLGIETANAPLSVAIVQDNKVIAEVVQNIKLTHSVGAMPAIEEVINRAGLTPAQIDAIAVSEGPGSYTGVRIGVTLAKTLAWSLQKPLVGVSSLKALAANARVANYAICSLIDARRQNVYAGVYEADTMESIVEDHHDHIDGLLQKLQQLERPILFVGTDVDLYMEKIQQVLGDSAIRAPFTMNLPRASELIALAQQMPLPTVEAVHAFVPQYRRIAEAEANWIKEQKKEQL